In Shouchella patagoniensis, the following are encoded in one genomic region:
- a CDS encoding aldehyde dehydrogenase family protein, translating into MRNQTKHFINGEWIEPAGSDTIEVINPATEEVIGKISAGTKEDLDKAVAAAKAAYPSFSKSTREERIDWLEKIVEGYKKRSSELIDVMTDELGAPLSISEHVHFKMGLAHFKKAAEALKTFSFSEDRDGHTLVKESIGVSGLITPWNFPTNQTSTKIAGAIAAGSPVVLKPAEKTPYAAMILADIIHEAGVPKGAFNLVNGTGDVIGDGISSHPDIDFVSFTGSGGVGEKIMQNASKTIKKVALELGGKSPLIVLEDADMEKAAKMAVSNMFMNTGQVCTAATRILVPKTKKDKFEDAVQKVLPSFSMGNPREDGHNAGPLVSEGQWDTVQSYIQKGIDEGATVLVGGTGKPEGLHKGYFAKPTVFTNVSNDMVIAQEEIFGPVISIITYDDLDHALEIANDTIYGLAGYVVGNDPEQLRYVASNIRAGQITVNNARTDFMAPFGGFKQSGIGREWGDFGIEEYLEVKAVLGMPS; encoded by the coding sequence GTGCGTAATCAAACAAAACATTTTATTAATGGAGAATGGATCGAACCCGCTGGATCAGACACAATTGAAGTGATAAACCCTGCAACCGAAGAAGTGATTGGCAAGATTAGCGCAGGTACAAAGGAAGATCTCGACAAAGCCGTTGCTGCAGCAAAAGCAGCTTATCCTTCTTTTTCTAAGTCTACTAGAGAAGAACGAATTGACTGGCTAGAGAAGATTGTTGAAGGTTATAAAAAACGCAGCAGTGAATTAATTGATGTAATGACAGATGAACTTGGTGCTCCTCTGTCTATTTCAGAGCATGTTCATTTTAAAATGGGACTTGCACACTTTAAAAAAGCGGCTGAAGCACTCAAAACATTCTCATTTTCAGAGGATCGTGATGGTCATACACTCGTGAAAGAGAGTATTGGGGTTAGTGGTTTAATTACACCATGGAACTTCCCAACCAACCAAACATCTACTAAAATCGCCGGCGCGATTGCAGCAGGAAGTCCAGTTGTATTAAAACCAGCTGAAAAAACGCCTTATGCGGCAATGATTTTAGCAGACATCATTCATGAAGCTGGCGTTCCAAAAGGGGCATTTAACCTTGTAAATGGGACAGGTGATGTGATTGGCGACGGTATTAGCTCACACCCTGATATCGATTTTGTATCCTTTACAGGTTCTGGTGGCGTTGGTGAAAAAATTATGCAAAACGCTTCTAAAACCATTAAAAAAGTTGCACTTGAACTTGGTGGTAAATCACCACTTATTGTACTAGAAGATGCGGATATGGAAAAAGCAGCAAAAATGGCCGTTTCCAATATGTTTATGAATACTGGACAAGTGTGTACCGCAGCAACCCGTATTCTTGTGCCTAAGACAAAGAAAGACAAATTCGAAGATGCCGTTCAAAAAGTCCTACCATCATTCTCAATGGGTAACCCGCGTGAAGATGGTCATAATGCAGGACCACTTGTTTCTGAAGGTCAGTGGGATACCGTTCAATCGTACATTCAAAAAGGAATTGACGAAGGAGCGACTGTACTTGTAGGTGGAACTGGTAAACCAGAAGGTCTACACAAAGGTTACTTCGCAAAACCAACTGTTTTTACAAACGTTTCGAACGATATGGTCATTGCTCAAGAAGAAATCTTCGGCCCGGTTATCTCGATCATTACGTATGATGATCTTGATCATGCATTGGAAATCGCCAACGATACGATTTATGGCCTTGCAGGCTACGTCGTTGGTAATGACCCTGAACAGCTACGCTATGTTGCTTCAAACATCCGTGCCGGTCAGATTACCGTTAATAACGCGCGGACAGACTTTATGGCGCCATTTGGCGGTTTCAAACAGTCTGGTATCGGCCGTGAGTGGGGTGACTTCGGTATTGAAGAATACCTTGAAGTTAAAGCTGTACTTGGAATGCCCTCTTAA